A genome region from Alteripontixanthobacter maritimus includes the following:
- a CDS encoding PRC-barrel domain-containing protein: MKHDQRFETLEAAGDWKVEHGEQDIRGRPLVSPNGHTYGTIDELLIDKDEKRVIAIRLDDGRLASVEPLEIHDDKVVYGEAAETYAARHNVTGEVSETYYVRYPRSRTS; encoded by the coding sequence ATGAAACACGATCAACGTTTCGAAACCCTCGAAGCTGCCGGCGACTGGAAAGTCGAACACGGCGAGCAGGATATTCGCGGACGGCCTTTGGTGTCCCCCAACGGCCATACCTATGGCACGATCGACGAGTTGTTGATCGACAAGGATGAAAAGCGCGTTATCGCAATCAGGCTGGACGACGGCCGCCTGGCATCTGTCGAGCCACTTGAAATCCATGACGACAAGGTCGTTTATGGCGAAGCGGCGGAAACATATGCTGCTCGCCATAATGTTACAGGCGAAGTCAGCGAGACGTACTACGTCCGCTATCCCAGGTCGCGGACTAGCTGA
- a CDS encoding YqaA family protein — protein MLRSLYNWVLDKAAHPHAEWWLAFFCFLESSVFPIPPHPLLGLMCLAEPGKAIRFALIATVSSVLGALVGYAIGWGLYASIGQQLIAGLGLTDAFPVAACTLREFGAEAVIFAAMTPVPYKLLTITAGFIEMNLVTFIVASIVGRAMIFMTVGVLFRVFGAPIKRVIDKYLGLLTTVFAVLIVGGILAVTQLGGDDSANGEPLTGCEAATIDTL, from the coding sequence ATGCTGCGTAGTCTGTACAATTGGGTTCTGGACAAGGCAGCGCATCCGCACGCCGAATGGTGGCTGGCGTTTTTCTGCTTCCTCGAATCGAGTGTATTCCCGATCCCCCCGCATCCGCTGCTCGGCCTGATGTGCCTTGCCGAACCGGGCAAGGCGATCCGGTTTGCGTTGATTGCGACTGTGTCTTCGGTCCTTGGCGCGCTGGTCGGCTATGCCATTGGCTGGGGGCTTTATGCCTCTATCGGGCAGCAGCTTATTGCCGGGCTCGGTCTGACCGATGCGTTTCCCGTGGCGGCGTGCACCTTGCGGGAGTTCGGGGCTGAAGCGGTGATCTTTGCTGCGATGACGCCGGTGCCCTACAAATTGCTCACGATTACGGCCGGCTTCATCGAGATGAACCTTGTCACGTTCATTGTCGCCAGCATCGTGGGGCGTGCGATGATCTTCATGACGGTCGGTGTTCTGTTCCGCGTTTTCGGTGCGCCGATCAAACGCGTGATCGATAAGTATCTCGGGTTGCTGACAACAGTGTTCGCGGTTCTGATCGTCGGCGGCATTCTGGCTGTTACGCAACTGGGCGGCGATGACAGCGCAAACGGCGAACCCCTGACGGGCTGCGAAGCGGCGACGATCGATACGCTCTGA
- a CDS encoding acyl carrier protein yields the protein MDRSLVDIKIRELIAPFNKKDVIVKDETTFAGDLEFDSLTVMDFVAAIEDEFDIIISMNQQAEIENFGQLVDAVAKMQAAA from the coding sequence ATGGACCGTTCCCTCGTCGACATCAAAATTCGTGAGTTGATTGCCCCCTTCAACAAGAAGGACGTAATCGTGAAGGACGAGACGACCTTTGCTGGCGACCTCGAATTCGACAGCCTGACCGTGATGGACTTCGTCGCCGCGATCGAAGACGAATTCGACATCATCATCAGCATGAACCAGCAGGCGGAAATCGAAAATTTCGGCCAGCTGGTCGATGCTGTCGCCAAGATGCAGGCCGCAGCATGA
- the spt gene encoding serine palmitoyltransferase has protein sequence MSEGIMQADKPDTVVGGETDLFSKFDDLIAMRQGLLDGGITDPFSLVMEKVLSPTRAICNGRDTILLGTYNYMGMTFDPDVVDAGKQALADFGTGTTGSRVLNGTYQGHKECEDALKEFYGMDHAMVFSTGYQANLGIISTLAGKGDYIVLDIDSHASIWDGCKLGDAEIVPFKHNDIEAMEKRLKRIPEGAGKLVILEGVYSMLGDVAPLKEMVRIAKENGAMVLVDEAHSMGFIGDNGRGVVEDAGVEDDVDFIIGTFSKSVGTVGGFCVSNHPKFEIMRLVCRPYVFTASLPPSVVATAEASIRKLMHGSEKRAHLWENSKRLHAGLKALGFQLGTDTPQSAIVAVIMPDLTQGATMWEALLHEGLYVNLARPPATPANMTLLRCSLCAEHSEEEVETILGMFERAGKMVGII, from the coding sequence ATGAGCGAAGGTATCATGCAGGCCGACAAGCCGGACACAGTCGTTGGCGGCGAGACCGACCTGTTCAGCAAGTTCGATGACCTGATCGCGATGCGGCAGGGTCTGCTCGATGGCGGGATAACCGATCCGTTCAGCCTGGTGATGGAAAAGGTTCTCAGCCCTACTCGCGCCATCTGCAACGGGCGCGACACGATCCTGCTCGGCACTTATAATTATATGGGCATGACGTTCGATCCGGATGTGGTCGATGCGGGCAAGCAGGCGCTGGCGGATTTCGGCACCGGCACCACCGGCAGCCGTGTGCTCAACGGTACTTATCAGGGCCACAAGGAATGCGAAGACGCGCTCAAGGAATTTTACGGAATGGACCACGCGATGGTCTTTTCCACCGGGTACCAGGCCAATCTGGGGATCATCAGCACGCTTGCGGGCAAAGGTGATTATATTGTCCTCGATATCGATAGCCACGCCAGTATCTGGGATGGTTGCAAGCTGGGCGACGCCGAAATCGTACCGTTCAAGCACAACGATATCGAAGCGATGGAGAAACGCCTCAAGCGCATTCCCGAAGGTGCCGGCAAGCTGGTTATCCTGGAAGGTGTCTATTCCATGCTGGGCGACGTCGCCCCGCTGAAGGAAATGGTGCGCATCGCCAAAGAAAACGGCGCGATGGTGCTGGTGGACGAGGCGCATTCCATGGGCTTCATCGGCGACAACGGACGCGGCGTGGTCGAGGATGCGGGCGTCGAGGACGATGTAGACTTCATCATCGGCACGTTCTCGAAATCCGTCGGTACGGTGGGCGGCTTCTGCGTGTCCAACCATCCGAAATTCGAAATCATGCGGCTGGTCTGTCGGCCGTATGTCTTCACAGCCAGCCTGCCGCCATCGGTTGTCGCCACGGCGGAAGCCAGCATTCGCAAACTGATGCATGGCAGCGAAAAACGCGCGCATCTGTGGGAAAATTCCAAGCGGTTGCACGCCGGGCTGAAAGCGTTGGGGTTCCAATTGGGCACCGATACCCCGCAAAGCGCCATCGTGGCAGTCATCATGCCCGACCTCACGCAAGGCGCGACCATGTGGGAGGCGCTCTTGCATGAAGGGCTCTACGTGAACCTCGCACGCCCACCCGCGACCCCGGCCAACATGACCTTGCTACGCTGCTCGTTATGTGCGGAACATAGCGAAGAGGAAGTCGAAACCATCCTCGGCATGTTCGAACGTGCGGGCAAGATGGTGGGAATTATCTGA
- a CDS encoding OsmC family protein — MKTTNTGSAKYDGLGKAGKGHVSTGSGALDNQPYGFNTRFEDAAGTNPEELIAAAHASCFTMALSFQLGDAGYDKGTLETSCEVTLEKDGDGFTVTRSALTLNGDVQEVDRAKFEELANKAKENCPISKLLDTSITLDIR; from the coding sequence ATGAAGACGACCAACACAGGCAGCGCGAAATATGATGGCCTTGGCAAGGCTGGCAAGGGCCATGTTTCGACGGGATCGGGCGCGCTCGATAACCAGCCATACGGGTTTAATACGCGGTTCGAAGATGCGGCAGGCACCAATCCCGAAGAACTGATCGCGGCCGCTCATGCCAGCTGCTTCACCATGGCTTTAAGCTTTCAGCTGGGCGATGCCGGGTATGACAAGGGCACTCTCGAAACTTCGTGCGAAGTCACGTTGGAGAAGGATGGCGACGGGTTCACTGTGACCCGGTCCGCCCTGACCCTGAACGGCGACGTGCAAGAGGTCGACCGCGCGAAGTTCGAGGAACTGGCAAACAAGGCGAAAGAGAATTGCCCGATTTCCAAATTGCTCGACACATCGATTACGCTCGATATCCGTTAA